From the Polaribacter gangjinensis genome, the window TTAAAAATTTTCCACAACAAAATGTTTTAGTTATTGATGCAGGAACTTGCATAACTTTTGATTTTGTTGATGAAAATGCCAACTATTTTGGAGGCGCTATTTCCCCAGGAATTGAAATGAGATTCAAATCTCTTCATTTTTATACCAGTAAATTACCACTTTTAGAGAAATCAACACTCGATAATTTTATAGGTCAAAATACTCAAGAGAGCATAAATTCTGGCGTAGTTAATGGAGTTATTCAAGAAATTGATGGGGTAATTGAACAATACAAAAGAAAATATCAGCATTTAACAATAGTTTTAACAGGAGGTGACACAAATTTCTTGTCTAAACAATTAAAAAGTAGCATATTTGCCAATCAAAATTTCCTCCTAGAAGGATTGAACGAACTATTGATTTTTAACAAAAACAAATGATTAGAAATATTCTAATACCTTTTTTCATTTTTATCTCAGCTACCACTCTTTTGGCACAAAGAACAAACTCCTCACCATATTCTTATTTTGGAATTGGCGATAAGTTTTCTAATGCTACTGTTGAGCAAAGTTCAATGGGTGGAATTGGTGTTGCTTTTAGCAATTATGGCTTCTTAAATTTTACGAATCCAGCTGCTTATGCAGACATCAGATTTGCAACTTATTCTTTTGGATTATTAAATAACGATCTTACCGTTAAAAGTGCAACAACCTCTCAGAGTAGTACTTCAACAAGTTTGTCTTATATAGCTTTGGGAATTCCAATTGGTTCAAAAGCAGGTTTCTCTGTAGGTATGCAACCAGTTTCATCAATAGGATATTCTCTTTCCACATCAATTTTTGATGCAAATGATAGGTTAATGCAATTGAGTATTTTCGAAGGAAATGGTGGTGTAAATCGTTTGTATGGAAGTTTTGGTATAAAAATCAACAAAAATCTATCTTTAGGAATTGAGGGTGATTTTAATTTTGGAAATATCGAAAACGGAA encodes:
- a CDS encoding type III pantothenate kinase, yielding MNLAIDVGNSRVKAAVFLDDKLIELFVFQSTKIISEIKNIKNKFDISDAIISNVAAISDVKFLKIQHIVPITKVSSTIHTPFFNKYKTPNTLGADRIALVAAAVKNFPQQNVLVIDAGTCITFDFVDENANYFGGAISPGIEMRFKSLHFYTSKLPLLEKSTLDNFIGQNTQESINSGVVNGVIQEIDGVIEQYKRKYQHLTIVLTGGDTNFLSKQLKSSIFANQNFLLEGLNELLIFNKNK